The Cytobacillus sp. NJ13 sequence TAAAAAGCCTGCATTTTTCGCAGGCTTTTACCGTTTTTCAATTGCTACAATAAACGGCGGGTTATTTTTTTGATTTATAAACTGATACTGCAAAACATGAACGAGGCTTTGATCCAGCTGCTTTACATATCTGAGCAGATAATCACGCTCAACAGCTCCCTCAATATGGCCGTGATAAATCACCAAAAGAATAATCCCTTCCGGAGCCATCAGTTCCAAAAGCTGATCGATGGCAGAAATGGTTGTCTGCGGACGAGTGACAATATCTTTATCACCGCCAGGCAGGTAACCCAAATTAAAAATGGCTGCAGTTATTTTTCCATGATGGACAGGCGGCACATTCTCAAGAATGAATTCATGTCCTGAATGGAAAAGGGTAGTTCTGTCTGACAGATCATGATCAGCCAGGCGTGTTTTTGTATTCTGGACAGCTTCTTCCTGAATATCGAATCCGTAGACTCTTCCATTAGGCCCTACCAGATCCGCCAGAAATACTGCATCATGACCGTTGCCCAAAGTGGCATCAATAACGATATCCCCGTGTGATACTGCTTTCTCAAGCAGCTGTCTTGCGTAAGGTAAGATTCTTTCAAGCTTCATGACAATGCCTCCATTTGGCTTGGGTTGTAAAATTTTCCTTGCCAGCCGTTTCTGAGCTTTAATTCCGCATCAATCCTATTGAGCACTTCCCACTTATTCACACTCCACATTGGCCCGATCATCAAATCGATTGGCCCATCGCCTGTTATACGGTGGACAATCATTTCCGGAGGTAAAATCTCCAGCTGGTCACATACTAAGTTTACATACTCCTCAAGAGAAAGAAACTCAAGCATGCCTTTTTCAAATTGCTTAACCATTGGGGTTCCTTTTAATAAATGAAGGAGATGAATTTTAATGCCCTGCACATCCAGCTTCGCAACTTCCCGTGCGGTTTCCATCATCATTTCCGGTGTTTCAAGCGGAAGGCCATTAATGATGTGTGCACAGATGCGGATGCCATGTTTGCGGAGCTTGTTTACTCCCTCCGCATAGCATGGATAATCATGTGCGCGGTTAATTAAAAGGGCAGTCCGTTCATGTACAGTCTGTAAGCCCAGTTCTACCCAGAGATAGGTTCGCTGATTAAGCTCTGCCAGATATTCAACTACATCATCAGGCAGACAGTCAGGGCGGGTTGCAATAGACAGCCCGACAACACCGTCCTGCTCAAGCACCCTCTCATACATATCACGAAGCACTTCCACAGGGGCATGTGTATTCGTAAAGGCCTGAAAATAGGCCATGTATTTTCCGTCTTTCCATTTATGATGCATTTTTGTTTTTATTGCATTAAACTGTGTTTCCAAATCATCAGCGCGGTTCCCGGCAAAGTCTCCAGAACCGGCGGCACTGCAGAATGTACATCCTCCATGTGCGACCGTGCCATCACGGTTTGGGCAATCAAAACCGCCATCGAGTGCCACTTTAAAAACTTTATGGCCAAATTCATTACGCAAATGATAATTCCATGTATGGTACCGTTTATTATCGGATGCATATGGAAAAGGATTTACTTTATCCACAATTATCCCTCCTTTTTCAAAGAGTAATCTATAAGGTAAAAATGAATATGAAGGATTTCATAAAATTAATCTTATCATGACCCAAAATCTTATCCAAGGGGAATTGGCAGGAAATAGAGTGGAAAGGATTGAGGAAAAATGAACAAACTAATTAATGAAGCATGCAAGCTTCTAGACCCATTCGTTAAGGAGGGGAACAGATAATGGCAACCCGAGAATCGATGGATACACTCCTGCAGCAGTGTGAGGATGCAATCCGTTTTGCCCAGGAGCAGTTTGAATCAGGCAGAACGCAGGAGCATTACAATGATAACGAATACTCCAATGCACTTCAGTCTTTGGAAGCTGCTTATAACGATATAACCCAGATGGCGCACAGCGCCAACTCCCAGCAGCGGGAACAGCTTCACCGGATGAGGCTCCAGCTGCAGCAGCTCCAAAATCAGATGATAATACTTCCTCATTAAGGAGTGGTCCACAGATGGTAAAAAAGCGCTCAAAACAAAACAATCCGGAACAAAAGACCCGCAATGGCGCCAATAGCCAGGATGTTGAACTTGGCCGGGATTTTGATGCGGTAAAGCAGTCGAAAAAGAACTATGAGAAATCAGGCGGTCAGCCTGTAAAATCAAAATTTCACCCTGAGCCGGAACAATCATCATAAGAAATGCGGAAGCGCCTTGCTCACCCCCGACAAGCACAAGACGAACCTCCCGGAAAGGCGTTCTTTGCCTTTTTGGGAGGATTGGCTTGTGACCTAGAGGGGGTAGACGCTGGAGCTAGACAGCTATCTACATTAAAATTTAATTTTTTTATTAATATGGAAAGCCCCGATTTTTCAAAATCGGGGCTTTATTTTTTGTGCCGTTTAACGAACTATTCTTAATAGGTGCATTCCTTAAAAATCCACATTCAGCTCAAGTTTAAAAGAAGGAGTATTCTGTCTATTAAAATCGAATGAAAACCTCTTGCAAGGACAGGAAAAACCAACTAAAATTATTTTGGATTTCGAAATAGTGCCGGAGTGGTAATGTGCCGGCTAAACATAAAAAATATGAAAAAAGGGGCGTAATCTTATGCCGCGGAGCTTATGGCTTTTAATTATTGGGATGGCAGTAAATGTAACTGGATCTTCTTTTTTGTGGCCTCTTAATACAATCTACATCCATGACCACTTAGGCAAATCCTTATCGGTAGCCGGCCTGGTTCTGATGGTGAACGCAGCTGCGAGCGTAGCAGGAAATTTAATAGGGGGAAGCCTATATGATAAAATAGGCGGCTATCGTTCGATTCTTCTTGGAATTGTCATCACGGTAATGGCACTCCTCGGTTTGACCTTTTGGCATGGCTGGCCTGCATACGTGGTGTTCCTGACCTTTGTGGGATTCGGATCTGGAATTGTTTTTCCTTCAATGTTTGCGATGGCGGGATCTGTCTGGAAAGAAGGCGGCCGTAAAGCTTTCAATGCCATCTATGTAGCTCAGAATGCCGGTGTGGCCATTGGTGCTGCACTCGGCGGTCTTGTGGCATCGTACTCTTTTCAGTTAATTTTCCTGGCCAATACTGTTATGTATATCGTTTTTTTACTGATCGCTGTTTTTGGATACAGGGGAATAAATACTGTTATGGGTCAGCAGACCTCCATCCTTCAGGAAAATCGTAAGGTTAAAAATCATACCAAGCTTTACGCACTGCTCATATTATGCTCAGGTTATTTATTGTGCTGGGTCGGATATGTGCAATGGCAATCCACTATCGCTGCTTACACACAGGAATTGAATATTTCTTTAAAGCAATACAGCCTGCTGTGGACAATTAACGGAGCATTGATTGTATTGGGCCAGCCTTTTATCAGTGCTCTGGTAAAATGGTTCAAAACGCTAAAGGTGCAGATGATTGCCGGCATGGTCATATTTATAGGATCGTTTGCTGCTGCAGCCAGTGCAGAACAGTTCTCAGCTTTTATTACTGCCATGGTTATTCTGACGATTGGTGAAATGCTTATATGGCCAGCAGTTCCGACCATTGCCAACCAGCTTGCTCCAAAAGGGCGGGAAGGTTTTTACCAGGGAATCGTTAACAGCACTGCAACAGGCGGACGGATGATCGGGCCATTATTGGGGGGGATTCTGGTTGACCTTTACGGAATTTCCATGCTGTTTGCAGTATTAATGGTTCTATTTGTTTTTGCCATTCTGACAACTCTTGTTTATGACCGGAAATTGAAGGAGTCTAAAGAGTTGGCGCATGCATCATAGGTAAAGTGGAAGGCGCCCCCTCATAAAAAGCTGTCGCATTTAGTCGTGCGATGAGAATGCTGATGCAGCTTTCCTTGTGGAGCTGGACAGTTATCCAACTTCATAATTTATACATCCTTTTTAAGACAGAAACCTGCAGTTTTGAGCTGCAGGTTTTTTAATATTTTTGTTTTTAACCGGCGCCTTCGAAGTAATTTTCTTTTTGCTTAGCAGCAAATACAACTTCATTGAAGAAGCTTTTCAAAATCAGCCATCTCGCTGGATAAGAATTGATAAAGTCTTCGAGTACCTCTTCTGAATAAAGAAGCAGGACATCCAGATCTGCCTTTTTTTGTTTCAAATCATACAAAAGGGCATGCGGAATGGTGTAATAGTCATTTAGCTGCCATTGATTTAGCTTCACTGTAAAAATATTATGGTCCTCAATATAGGTTTCCAGCGCCTGTTTTTGCGCTTGAGCGCATTCCTGCTTTGATTTGTTACCAGATTGCCAGTGCGGATTAATCAGATAGATGCCTTTCAGCTCAAACACCTCCCATGTCTGCCGATTACTAGTGTTATGGACAGCAAAAGCAATAAGAATACCCATTGAAGTGAATTTGTTTTCAGAAAAATATGATAAAATAGTGATCATAATAGTAGATTTTCCTAAATGAGGGGATTCAAATGAAAAGTGCGTTATTCGATTTGCCTTTGAAAATTGTTGAAACCATTGTTGAGAACGCCTTTGGATGGCTTGTGGTTGTAAATAAAGAAGGAAC is a genomic window containing:
- a CDS encoding class I SAM-dependent methyltransferase, which codes for MKLERILPYARQLLEKAVSHGDIVIDATLGNGHDAVFLADLVGPNGRVYGFDIQEEAVQNTKTRLADHDLSDRTTLFHSGHEFILENVPPVHHGKITAAIFNLGYLPGGDKDIVTRPQTTISAIDQLLELMAPEGIILLVIYHGHIEGAVERDYLLRYVKQLDQSLVHVLQYQFINQKNNPPFIVAIEKR
- a CDS encoding TIGR01212 family radical SAM protein (This family includes YhcC from E. coli K-12, an uncharacterized radical SAM protein.), giving the protein MDKVNPFPYASDNKRYHTWNYHLRNEFGHKVFKVALDGGFDCPNRDGTVAHGGCTFCSAAGSGDFAGNRADDLETQFNAIKTKMHHKWKDGKYMAYFQAFTNTHAPVEVLRDMYERVLEQDGVVGLSIATRPDCLPDDVVEYLAELNQRTYLWVELGLQTVHERTALLINRAHDYPCYAEGVNKLRKHGIRICAHIINGLPLETPEMMMETAREVAKLDVQGIKIHLLHLLKGTPMVKQFEKGMLEFLSLEEYVNLVCDQLEILPPEMIVHRITGDGPIDLMIGPMWSVNKWEVLNRIDAELKLRNGWQGKFYNPSQMEALS
- a CDS encoding YtzC family protein, which translates into the protein MATRESMDTLLQQCEDAIRFAQEQFESGRTQEHYNDNEYSNALQSLEAAYNDITQMAHSANSQQREQLHRMRLQLQQLQNQMIILPH
- a CDS encoding glycogen biosynthesis protein GlgD → MVKKRSKQNNPEQKTRNGANSQDVELGRDFDAVKQSKKNYEKSGGQPVKSKFHPEPEQSS
- a CDS encoding MFS transporter, which codes for MPRSLWLLIIGMAVNVTGSSFLWPLNTIYIHDHLGKSLSVAGLVLMVNAAASVAGNLIGGSLYDKIGGYRSILLGIVITVMALLGLTFWHGWPAYVVFLTFVGFGSGIVFPSMFAMAGSVWKEGGRKAFNAIYVAQNAGVAIGAALGGLVASYSFQLIFLANTVMYIVFLLIAVFGYRGINTVMGQQTSILQENRKVKNHTKLYALLILCSGYLLCWVGYVQWQSTIAAYTQELNISLKQYSLLWTINGALIVLGQPFISALVKWFKTLKVQMIAGMVIFIGSFAAAASAEQFSAFITAMVILTIGEMLIWPAVPTIANQLAPKGREGFYQGIVNSTATGGRMIGPLLGGILVDLYGISMLFAVLMVLFVFAILTTLVYDRKLKESKELAHAS